In the genome of Triticum urartu cultivar G1812 chromosome 5, Tu2.1, whole genome shotgun sequence, one region contains:
- the LOC125507562 gene encoding butanoate--CoA ligase AAE1-like produces the protein MEGSVKCDANYTPLTPLSFLERAALVYGARTAVVFGEKEYSWRDTRERCLAGASALARLGVGRRDVVAVLAANTPAMYELHFSVPMTGGVLCTLNTRHDAAMVSVLLNHSEARVFLVESQFLGVARDALALLADAGGSLPLLVTIADGDGISSDGVPEYEALLRSAPRGFEI, from the coding sequence ATGGAGGGGTCGGTGAAGTGCGACGCCAACTACACGCCCCTCACGCCGCTGAGCTTCCTGGAGCGCGCCGCGCTCGTGTACGGGGCGCGCACGGCCGTCGTATTCGGCGAGAAGGAGTACTCGTGGCGCGACACGAGGGAGCGGTGCCTCGCCGGGGCGTCCGCGCTCGCGCGCCTCGGCGTCGGCCGCCGGGATGTGGTGGCGGTGCTGGCCGCGAACACGCCGGCCATGTACGAGCTGCACTTCAGCGTGCCGATGACTGGCGGTGTGCTGTGCACGCTCAACACCCGGCACGACGCGGCCATGGTGTCCGTCCTCCTGAACCACTCGGAGGCCAGAGTCTTCCTCGTCGAGTCGCAGTTCCTCGGCGTCGCACGCGACGCCCTGGCGCTCCTCGCTGACGCCGGAGGCAGCCTGCCTCTCCTCGTCACGATCGCCGACGGCGACGGCATCAGTAGCGATGGCGTGCCGGAGTACGAGGCCCTGCTGAGGAGCGCGCCGCGCGGCTTCGAGATC